A stretch of Corallococcus macrosporus DNA encodes these proteins:
- a CDS encoding Lnb N-terminal periplasmic domain-containing protein, with amino-acid sequence MRPRTAWLGWLTVLLLPVGMRAHAREAPGHLAVPAFLDDTFMDVALASRVAALEATAGIVLRGAAAHDAALVSDVEAGLAALPPAMRRPPGGRLELVLHPEPAPLGLGDGTKARPDWTEPREQFHLYRYAPSGERRATLRLSRLTDAEAEHLWRRRAVVHAVMQRWDDARGWSRRPQWRRLDGWLLPFERPLTWKESASISYAGAFSRARGQVSASLDLVTFAEELFVPVESLRPDALPGDDQVRCQELSKTRAVSEFLAEARLGTLPARGDCPAFDAWAEADALSHLEVLLVAATGRQPQSLFGHILLRPVWREGATVQGPGFERVVQLVALTGMEEKGLGYLMKGMTGGYSTVFLTGTLGDITHESLELEQRTIRRFRLNLTPGESQRMLERIWELERRGYLGYYFFTDNCAAALLFLLNGSLENGRHVSAPGTLWVLPTATLDTLAKTNVMDAGGRTVPLLEHVPDAFESTGDRARRALVEQERLLTKLAALLPSNALAPLHLVHRRLQSPEPDVRRQAYGLLPRAVATALDAALQSQRNEARDALHAYVAHAVRVERAAVDQAEAEKLDIERNRLIAVDLKEEGGAAQGVKERQQLFEREDAMQRKLAVLDRTALLQQALDTATKRLPTPDELKTLVRVEHTEAAFAAATDAQGTLNDGPLADVDPRAFLARDHQQKTEAEATWARGALRESGAARTVVSGGVDFPEVGAARPVVSLRTSAMNETLGDARLHGFQSSSELRVLDGELSVEPRWGVPRILGSRLTLVGYRTLMPELPQQQRSFSDSLGWGAEAKMSTDIGRPLPYRASVQAEALGVVAASERFDTFLAVGLGAQATMAWSPLETVPAVGPRLSLAHRMGLPGPGSSALRLEATYVPAWRAGLTPGFTHEADATLQVEWYLGRVARWSVLLTPRAQVHWEGTLASWAGPGRSLASLPEGRARHRLALGVELR; translated from the coding sequence TTGAGGCCCCGCACAGCCTGGCTGGGATGGCTCACGGTGCTGCTGTTGCCCGTGGGCATGCGGGCGCATGCGCGGGAGGCCCCGGGCCACCTCGCGGTGCCCGCGTTCCTGGACGACACGTTCATGGACGTCGCCCTGGCCTCACGGGTCGCGGCGCTGGAGGCCACGGCGGGCATCGTCCTGCGCGGCGCGGCGGCGCACGATGCCGCGCTGGTCTCGGACGTGGAGGCGGGCCTCGCCGCCCTGCCTCCCGCGATGCGCCGTCCGCCGGGAGGCCGGTTGGAGCTCGTGCTGCATCCGGAGCCCGCGCCCCTGGGGCTCGGTGACGGCACGAAGGCCCGTCCTGACTGGACGGAGCCGCGCGAGCAGTTCCACCTCTACCGCTACGCCCCTTCCGGGGAGCGCCGGGCCACGCTGCGCCTGTCGCGCCTCACCGACGCGGAGGCCGAACACCTGTGGCGCCGCCGCGCCGTGGTGCACGCCGTGATGCAGCGCTGGGACGACGCGCGCGGCTGGAGCAGGCGTCCCCAGTGGCGCAGGCTGGACGGGTGGCTGCTCCCCTTCGAGCGTCCCCTCACGTGGAAGGAGTCCGCGAGCATCTCCTACGCGGGCGCCTTCAGCCGCGCCCGGGGGCAGGTCAGCGCGTCGCTGGACCTGGTCACGTTCGCGGAGGAGCTGTTCGTCCCCGTGGAGTCGCTGCGCCCGGACGCGCTGCCCGGGGATGATCAGGTCCGCTGCCAGGAACTCTCCAAGACGCGGGCCGTGTCGGAGTTCCTCGCGGAGGCGCGCCTGGGCACGCTGCCCGCGCGGGGCGACTGTCCGGCCTTCGACGCGTGGGCGGAAGCGGACGCGCTCTCCCACCTGGAGGTCCTGCTCGTCGCGGCCACGGGCCGGCAACCCCAGTCCCTCTTCGGCCACATCCTCCTGCGCCCGGTCTGGCGCGAAGGCGCCACGGTGCAGGGGCCCGGCTTCGAGCGCGTCGTGCAACTGGTGGCCCTCACCGGCATGGAGGAGAAGGGCCTGGGCTACCTGATGAAGGGAATGACGGGCGGCTACAGCACCGTCTTCCTCACGGGCACCCTGGGCGACATCACCCACGAGTCGCTGGAACTGGAGCAGCGCACCATCCGCCGCTTCCGGCTGAACCTCACGCCCGGCGAATCCCAGCGCATGCTGGAGCGCATCTGGGAACTCGAGCGCCGTGGCTACCTGGGCTACTACTTCTTCACCGACAACTGCGCCGCCGCGCTCCTCTTCCTCCTCAACGGCTCGCTGGAGAACGGCCGTCACGTGAGCGCCCCCGGCACGCTGTGGGTCCTGCCCACCGCCACGCTGGACACGCTGGCGAAGACGAACGTCATGGACGCGGGCGGGCGCACCGTGCCGCTGCTGGAGCACGTCCCGGACGCCTTCGAGTCCACGGGAGATCGCGCCCGGCGCGCGCTCGTGGAACAGGAGCGGCTGCTCACGAAGCTGGCGGCCCTGCTCCCGTCCAACGCCCTCGCGCCGCTGCACCTCGTGCACCGCCGCCTCCAGTCCCCCGAGCCCGACGTCCGCCGTCAGGCCTACGGACTCCTGCCCCGCGCCGTGGCGACCGCGCTCGACGCGGCCCTCCAGTCCCAGCGCAACGAGGCCCGGGACGCCCTGCACGCCTATGTGGCGCACGCGGTGCGGGTGGAGCGCGCGGCGGTGGATCAGGCCGAGGCGGAGAAGCTCGACATCGAACGCAACCGCCTCATCGCCGTCGACCTGAAGGAGGAGGGTGGCGCCGCCCAGGGTGTGAAGGAGCGGCAACAGCTCTTCGAGCGCGAGGACGCCATGCAGCGCAAGCTCGCGGTGCTCGACCGCACGGCCCTGCTCCAGCAGGCCCTGGACACCGCCACCAAGCGTCTGCCCACGCCGGACGAGCTCAAGACCCTGGTCCGTGTCGAGCACACCGAGGCCGCCTTCGCCGCCGCCACCGACGCGCAGGGCACGCTCAACGACGGGCCGCTCGCGGACGTGGATCCGCGCGCCTTCCTGGCGCGGGACCATCAGCAGAAGACCGAAGCGGAGGCCACCTGGGCCCGGGGCGCGCTGCGGGAATCCGGCGCGGCCCGCACGGTGGTCAGCGGCGGCGTGGACTTCCCGGAGGTGGGCGCCGCACGGCCCGTGGTGAGCCTGCGCACCTCCGCGATGAACGAGACCCTGGGCGACGCGCGCCTGCACGGCTTCCAGTCCAGCAGCGAGCTGCGCGTGCTGGACGGAGAGTTGTCGGTGGAGCCTCGCTGGGGCGTGCCGCGCATCCTCGGCTCGCGGCTGACGCTGGTGGGCTATCGCACGCTGATGCCGGAGTTGCCCCAGCAGCAGCGGTCGTTCTCCGACTCACTGGGCTGGGGCGCGGAGGCGAAGATGTCCACGGACATCGGCCGTCCGCTGCCCTACCGCGCGTCGGTGCAGGCGGAGGCGCTGGGCGTCGTGGCGGCCTCGGAGCGCTTCGACACCTTCCTCGCGGTGGGGCTGGGCGCCCAGGCCACGATGGCCTGGAGCCCCCTTGAAACAGTCCCGGCCGTCGGCCCCCGTCTGTCATTGGCCCATCGCATGGGCCTCCCCGGTCCGGGCAGCAGCGCGCTGCGCCTGGAGGCCACGTACGTGCCCGCGTGGCGCGCGGGCCTCACGCCGGGCTTCACGCACGAGGCGGACGCGACGCTCCAGGTGGAGTGGTACCTGGGGCGCGTCGCGCGCTGGAGCGTGCTGCTCACTCCCCGCGCACAGGTCCACTGGGAGGGGACACTCGCGTCGTGGGCAGGTCCCGGGAGAAGTCTCGCGAGCCTTCCGGAAGGGCGGGCGCGACATCGCCTTGCGCTAGGAGTGGAGCTCCGCTGA
- a CDS encoding PilZ domain-containing protein codes for MHLPRAVPRFEHRLTVRLRGMLPLYTRDVSEGGFCAEMLQPMKAGDLLEGALLLGDEEVPFQAQVMWARRSAGERTRGRCGVRFVSIDGDFQRRLGAFRRLQGRRLIRWFT; via the coding sequence ATGCACCTCCCCCGAGCCGTGCCCCGTTTCGAGCATCGCCTGACCGTCCGTCTGCGCGGCATGCTGCCGCTCTACACGCGGGATGTGTCGGAAGGCGGTTTCTGCGCGGAGATGCTCCAGCCGATGAAGGCGGGCGATCTCCTGGAAGGCGCGTTGCTGCTGGGGGATGAGGAAGTCCCCTTCCAGGCCCAGGTCATGTGGGCCCGCCGCTCCGCCGGGGAGCGCACGCGGGGACGCTGTGGCGTGCGCTTCGTCAGCATCGACGGGGACTTCCAGCGGCGGCTGGGCGCGTTCAGGCGCTTGCAGGGCAGGCGCCTGATCCGCTGGTTCACCTGA
- a CDS encoding GreA/GreB family elongation factor, which translates to MSKAFTKEDGSGDEGLTPARPRSTSAEQRYITPEGYRALQEELLELQGPAPRDWPELEAGVRKRERERRARELTAILEDVRVVSPDPSQAGRVFFGAWVVLEDEEGTQMRYRIVGPDEADVKAGRLSVESPLARALLGKEAGEVVQVERPRGPVEYELLAVEYAQSEDSAAAP; encoded by the coding sequence ATGTCGAAGGCCTTCACCAAGGAAGACGGAAGCGGCGACGAGGGGCTCACCCCGGCGCGTCCCCGGTCGACGTCGGCGGAGCAGCGCTACATCACGCCGGAGGGCTACCGCGCGCTCCAGGAGGAGCTCCTGGAGCTGCAGGGCCCCGCGCCCCGGGACTGGCCGGAGCTGGAGGCGGGCGTGCGCAAGCGCGAGCGGGAGCGCCGGGCGCGCGAGCTCACCGCCATCCTGGAGGACGTGCGCGTGGTGTCGCCGGATCCGTCGCAGGCGGGCCGCGTCTTCTTCGGCGCGTGGGTGGTGCTGGAGGACGAGGAGGGCACCCAGATGCGCTATCGCATCGTCGGCCCGGATGAGGCGGACGTGAAGGCGGGGCGGCTGAGCGTGGAGTCCCCGCTGGCGCGTGCGCTCCTGGGCAAGGAGGCCGGCGAGGTCGTGCAGGTGGAGCGTCCGCGCGGCCCGGTGGAGTACGAGCTCCTCGCGGTGGAGTACGCGCAGTCCGAAGACAGCGCGGCCGCGCCATAG
- a CDS encoding class I SAM-dependent methyltransferase, with the protein MFHRDGPTLRELARQALTSVEEGYDLLAPKFEHTPFRTPDPVLQAALAHVGPEGSIASALDVCCGTGAAMRVLRPLCRERVVGFDLSQGMLDEAQRRLADAPGTAALEFVRGDALALPFDAAFDLVTSFGAFGHILEEDEPRLVAGIARALKPGGRFVFVTAQPPSALNPGYWVAKGFNAAMRVRNALWKPPFVMYYLTFLVPRARVLLEAAGFDVEVREGDMPEPFGRLVTVIATKR; encoded by the coding sequence ATGTTCCACCGCGATGGCCCCACCCTCCGCGAGCTCGCACGGCAGGCCCTCACCTCCGTCGAGGAGGGCTACGACCTGCTCGCGCCCAAGTTCGAGCACACGCCGTTCCGCACGCCGGATCCGGTGCTCCAGGCCGCGCTCGCGCACGTGGGCCCTGAAGGCAGCATCGCCAGCGCGCTGGACGTGTGCTGCGGCACCGGCGCCGCGATGCGCGTGCTGCGCCCGCTGTGCCGCGAGCGCGTCGTCGGGTTCGACCTGAGCCAGGGCATGCTGGACGAGGCGCAACGCAGGCTCGCGGACGCGCCGGGCACCGCGGCGCTCGAGTTCGTGCGCGGCGACGCGCTGGCGCTGCCCTTCGACGCGGCGTTCGACCTGGTGACCAGCTTCGGCGCCTTCGGGCACATCCTGGAGGAGGACGAGCCGCGCCTCGTCGCGGGCATCGCGCGGGCACTGAAGCCGGGCGGCCGCTTCGTGTTCGTCACCGCGCAGCCGCCGTCCGCGCTCAACCCCGGCTACTGGGTGGCGAAGGGCTTCAACGCCGCCATGCGCGTGCGCAACGCGCTCTGGAAGCCGCCGTTCGTCATGTACTACCTGACGTTCCTCGTGCCCCGCGCGCGCGTCCTGCTGGAGGCGGCGGGGTTCGACGTGGAGGTGCGCGAGGGCGACATGCCGGAGCCCTTCGGCCGGCTCGTCACCGTCATCGCCACGAAGCGCTGA
- a CDS encoding SDR family oxidoreductase — MGTAFITGAGVRVGSAVARALGRAGYDLALHANRSMEPLEALAQEQRALGRDVTLYSGDLSDAQAVDALGARVREAHPALDVVVHNAGLYERVDFADVTREQYRRMLAVNVDAPFFLTQALLPSLRAGKDPLVVHLTDIGGERAVSHYAHYSVSKAGLVMLTRALAVELAPHVRVNAISPGVVAFPEHFDEAARQEVLQRVPMGREGSVEDVARTVLFLAREAPYLTGQVIALDGGRSAQL; from the coding sequence ATGGGGACCGCATTCATCACGGGCGCGGGCGTGCGCGTTGGCAGCGCGGTGGCGCGCGCGCTGGGCCGCGCCGGCTACGACCTGGCGCTTCACGCGAACCGCTCCATGGAGCCGCTGGAGGCCCTGGCGCAAGAGCAGCGCGCGCTGGGCCGCGACGTCACGCTGTACAGCGGAGACCTCTCCGACGCACAGGCCGTGGACGCGCTGGGCGCCCGGGTGCGGGAGGCGCACCCCGCGCTGGACGTGGTGGTCCACAACGCGGGGCTCTACGAACGCGTGGACTTCGCCGACGTGACGCGCGAGCAGTACCGCCGCATGCTCGCCGTGAACGTGGACGCGCCGTTCTTCCTCACGCAGGCGCTGCTGCCGTCGCTGCGCGCGGGGAAGGACCCGCTGGTGGTGCACCTCACGGACATCGGCGGGGAGCGGGCGGTGAGCCACTACGCGCACTACTCGGTGAGCAAGGCGGGGCTCGTGATGCTGACGCGCGCGCTGGCGGTGGAGCTGGCGCCGCACGTGCGCGTCAACGCCATCTCCCCGGGCGTGGTGGCCTTCCCGGAGCACTTCGACGAAGCGGCGCGCCAGGAGGTGCTCCAGCGCGTGCCCATGGGCCGCGAGGGCAGCGTGGAGGACGTGGCGCGCACGGTGCTGTTCCTCGCGCGCGAGGCGCCGTATCTCACCGGGCAGGTCATCGCCCTGGACGGCGGAAGGAGCGCCCAGCTGTGA
- a CDS encoding dihydroneopterin aldolase, producing the protein MSQEPVWIHPVVNDAQGRPLDVMELRGLTVDVIVGVYNRERVTPQPLRLDVALFLDARQAAVGGRLANTVHYGRLAGELRFLLDACRFELLESAAEAVCRYLLAPPTDAAPHAHLYAATVRVTKPEALTGWAIPSLQVHRTSEEMVYRTEAKDFGHVDVIHEGATYGVYRLRVAPGRGIPPRADGHTEGMELVLGAGMLLRGQPVGRGLAFPGPGVFGHRYDNPTATEQTVLGVYRPRLVLSEEEAVGSAEPLEPGTLYYLPE; encoded by the coding sequence GTGAGCCAGGAACCCGTGTGGATCCACCCCGTGGTGAACGACGCGCAGGGCCGCCCGCTGGACGTGATGGAGCTGCGCGGGCTCACGGTGGACGTCATCGTGGGCGTCTACAACCGCGAGCGCGTGACGCCGCAGCCGCTGCGCCTGGACGTGGCGCTCTTCCTGGACGCGCGGCAGGCGGCGGTGGGCGGGAGGCTGGCGAACACCGTGCACTACGGACGGCTGGCCGGAGAGCTGCGCTTCCTCCTGGATGCGTGCCGCTTCGAGCTGCTGGAGTCCGCGGCGGAGGCGGTGTGCCGCTACCTGCTGGCGCCGCCCACGGACGCCGCGCCGCACGCGCACCTGTACGCCGCCACGGTGCGGGTCACCAAGCCGGAGGCGCTGACGGGGTGGGCCATCCCGTCGCTCCAGGTGCACCGCACCTCCGAGGAGATGGTGTACCGGACGGAGGCGAAGGACTTCGGCCACGTGGACGTCATCCACGAGGGGGCGACCTACGGCGTGTACCGGCTGCGGGTGGCGCCGGGGCGCGGCATCCCCCCGCGAGCGGACGGGCACACGGAGGGCATGGAGCTGGTGCTGGGCGCGGGGATGCTCCTGCGCGGGCAGCCGGTGGGGCGGGGGCTGGCGTTCCCGGGGCCGGGCGTCTTCGGGCACCGCTACGACAACCCGACGGCCACGGAGCAGACGGTGCTGGGGGTATACCGGCCCCGGCTGGTGCTGTCGGAAGAGGAGGCCGTCGGGAGCGCCGAGCCCCTGGAGCCGGGCACGCTGTACTACCTGCCCGAGTAG
- a CDS encoding queuosine precursor transporter, whose product MTLDRRIQLFLVLAGLFITSLVVGDIIGVKLFEVHLGPVVAVMSVGMLPFPVTFLLTDILNEFYGKKVARFVTWVGFFMAIFTFVIVALAGQIPWAPMTEAKGYNGTVAASFNNVFGGSQRILMASMVAYLVAQFLDISVFNLLKRVTNNRMLWLRATGSTVVSQLIDTVVVQFVAWTGVLPQDVIFRIIFTSYAVKLLVAIGLTPLVYLGHALVERKLGISPVVLGEDGEPVNLSPTGTEPPPAAAA is encoded by the coding sequence ATGACCCTGGACCGGCGGATTCAGCTTTTCTTGGTGCTCGCGGGGCTGTTCATCACCTCGCTGGTGGTGGGCGACATCATCGGGGTGAAGCTGTTCGAGGTGCACCTGGGCCCGGTGGTGGCGGTGATGTCGGTGGGCATGTTGCCGTTCCCGGTGACGTTCCTGCTGACGGACATCCTCAACGAGTTCTACGGCAAGAAGGTCGCGCGGTTCGTGACGTGGGTGGGCTTCTTCATGGCCATCTTCACGTTCGTGATTGTCGCGCTGGCCGGCCAGATTCCGTGGGCGCCCATGACGGAGGCCAAGGGCTACAACGGGACGGTGGCGGCGTCGTTCAACAACGTGTTCGGCGGCTCGCAGCGCATCCTGATGGCGTCGATGGTGGCGTACCTGGTGGCCCAGTTCCTGGACATCTCGGTCTTCAACCTGCTCAAGCGCGTGACGAACAACCGGATGCTGTGGCTGCGCGCCACGGGCTCCACGGTGGTGTCGCAGCTCATCGACACGGTGGTGGTGCAGTTCGTCGCCTGGACGGGCGTGCTGCCCCAGGACGTCATCTTCCGGATCATCTTCACCTCGTACGCGGTGAAGCTGCTGGTGGCCATCGGCCTGACGCCGCTCGTCTACCTGGGGCACGCGCTGGTGGAGCGCAAGCTGGGCATCTCCCCTGTGGTGCTGGGGGAGGACGGTGAGCCGGTGAACCTCTCCCCCACCGGCACCGAGCCCCCGCCCGCCGCCGCGGCCTGA
- a CDS encoding U32 family peptidase: MPPRRPEILAPAGDLESLRAALASGADAVYFGLDEGFNARARAENFSLERLPETVGLIHRAGARAYVTLNTLVFEPELPVVEHLLRGVAKAGVDALIVQDPAVALLARAVCPQLELHASTQMTLSSAEGARFATGLGFTRMVVPRELSVAEIRRLASQTDIELEVFIHGALCMSWSGQCLTSEAWGGRSANRGQCAQSCRLPYDLVVDGETRDLGEVKYLLSPKDLAGVRAVPELADIGVHSLKIEGRLKGPQYVSSTVQGYRRWLDGVMAGKPDGARLAKDLAEMSLSYSRGFSHGFLAGSDHQTLVEGRFPKHRGLYLGRVHAVSGKDVLVVPDDRPWTGALGLGDERPEAPAGNVSAPLTGEPDPADVDPRPGMGVVFDAGAPEDKHEPGGPIFRVEREGDAWVLGFGHPGPDLNRVAPGQRVWLNSDPALARRTGELLAEGEPEGRIPLSLRVSGVAGEPLRVRMSTGRFTREAVGTTLLAPSRGAGVDAALLKDKLAALGGTSFHLEALDASGLAPGLHLPVSELKALRRQLVAELTADVERGPARTVSTEAVEAGVRQALLAKVASRPAEEAPRLLPLCRNDAQLEAVIAAGLPEVELDWMEMVGLQKAVERARAAGLRVTIATVRVQKPGEEGYDTRLDRLRPDAVLVRHWGAMMHFLEQPAGASRPVLHGDFSLNVTNSLTAAHLLSLGLDTLTVSHDLDSEQLFALLEQAPAHRFAVALHHHIATFHTEHCVYSHTLSNGRDYKACGRPCEKHAIALKDRLGLEHPVIVDVGCRNTVFNAQAQSAASLVPRLLERGVRRFRVEFVRETCEEATRVLAAYQELLAGRLSPAEAVKRAAVHEQFGVTRGTMQVLKHPAANAR; encoded by the coding sequence ATGCCTCCCCGACGCCCCGAAATCCTCGCCCCCGCCGGTGACCTGGAGTCGTTGCGTGCCGCCCTCGCCAGTGGCGCGGACGCCGTCTACTTCGGGCTCGACGAGGGCTTCAACGCGCGCGCCCGCGCGGAGAACTTCTCGCTCGAAAGGCTGCCGGAGACGGTGGGGCTCATCCACCGGGCGGGCGCCCGGGCCTACGTGACGCTGAACACGCTGGTCTTCGAGCCGGAGCTGCCGGTGGTGGAGCACCTGTTGCGCGGCGTGGCGAAGGCGGGCGTGGACGCGCTCATCGTGCAGGACCCGGCGGTGGCGCTGCTCGCACGGGCGGTGTGCCCCCAACTGGAGCTGCACGCGTCCACGCAGATGACGCTGTCCAGCGCGGAAGGCGCGCGGTTCGCCACGGGCCTGGGCTTCACGCGCATGGTGGTGCCGCGCGAGCTGTCGGTGGCGGAGATCCGCCGGCTGGCGTCGCAGACGGACATCGAGCTGGAGGTCTTCATCCACGGCGCGCTCTGCATGTCGTGGAGCGGCCAGTGCCTCACGAGCGAGGCCTGGGGCGGCCGGTCCGCGAACCGGGGTCAGTGCGCGCAGTCCTGCCGGCTGCCGTACGACCTGGTGGTGGACGGCGAGACGCGCGACCTGGGCGAGGTGAAGTACCTGCTCAGCCCCAAGGACCTGGCGGGCGTGCGCGCGGTGCCGGAGCTGGCGGACATCGGCGTGCACAGCCTGAAGATTGAAGGCCGGCTCAAGGGGCCGCAGTACGTCTCCAGCACGGTGCAGGGCTACCGCCGCTGGCTGGACGGCGTGATGGCCGGCAAGCCCGACGGCGCGCGGCTGGCGAAGGACCTGGCGGAGATGTCGCTGTCGTACAGCCGCGGCTTCTCCCACGGGTTCCTGGCGGGGTCCGACCACCAGACGCTGGTGGAGGGGCGCTTCCCGAAGCACCGTGGGCTGTACCTGGGCCGGGTGCATGCGGTGTCCGGCAAGGACGTGCTCGTGGTGCCGGACGACCGGCCGTGGACGGGCGCGCTGGGCCTGGGTGACGAGCGCCCGGAGGCCCCGGCGGGCAACGTGTCCGCGCCGCTCACGGGCGAGCCCGACCCCGCGGACGTGGATCCGCGTCCGGGCATGGGCGTGGTGTTCGACGCGGGCGCGCCGGAGGACAAGCACGAGCCGGGCGGCCCCATCTTCCGCGTGGAGCGCGAGGGCGACGCGTGGGTGCTGGGCTTTGGCCACCCGGGTCCGGACCTGAACCGCGTGGCGCCGGGGCAGCGCGTGTGGCTGAACAGCGACCCCGCGCTGGCGCGGCGCACGGGGGAGCTGCTGGCGGAGGGTGAGCCGGAGGGCCGCATCCCGCTGTCGCTGCGGGTGTCCGGCGTGGCGGGCGAGCCGCTGCGCGTGCGGATGAGCACGGGCCGTTTCACTCGCGAGGCCGTGGGCACGACGCTGCTCGCGCCGTCGCGGGGCGCGGGCGTGGACGCGGCGCTGCTCAAGGACAAGCTGGCCGCGCTGGGCGGCACGTCGTTCCACCTGGAGGCGCTGGATGCGTCCGGGCTGGCGCCGGGGCTGCACCTGCCGGTGTCGGAGCTGAAGGCGCTGCGCCGGCAGTTGGTGGCGGAGCTGACGGCGGACGTGGAGCGTGGCCCCGCGCGGACTGTGAGCACGGAGGCGGTGGAGGCCGGCGTACGTCAGGCCCTGCTGGCGAAGGTGGCGTCGCGGCCGGCGGAGGAGGCGCCCCGGTTGCTGCCGCTGTGCCGCAACGACGCGCAACTGGAGGCCGTCATCGCGGCGGGGCTGCCCGAGGTGGAGCTGGACTGGATGGAGATGGTGGGGCTCCAGAAGGCGGTGGAGCGGGCGCGCGCGGCGGGGCTGCGCGTCACCATCGCCACGGTGCGCGTGCAGAAGCCGGGCGAGGAGGGCTACGACACGCGCCTGGACCGGCTGCGGCCGGACGCGGTGCTGGTGCGCCACTGGGGCGCGATGATGCACTTCCTGGAGCAGCCGGCGGGGGCGTCGCGGCCGGTGCTGCACGGGGACTTCTCGCTCAACGTGACGAACTCGCTGACGGCGGCGCACCTCTTGAGCCTGGGGCTGGACACGCTGACGGTGTCGCACGACCTGGATTCGGAGCAGCTCTTCGCGCTCTTGGAGCAGGCGCCGGCGCACCGGTTCGCGGTGGCGCTGCACCACCACATCGCGACGTTCCACACGGAGCACTGCGTGTATTCACACACGCTGTCCAACGGCCGCGACTACAAGGCCTGTGGCCGGCCGTGTGAGAAGCACGCCATCGCGCTGAAGGACCGGCTGGGCCTGGAGCACCCGGTCATCGTGGACGTGGGCTGCCGCAACACGGTGTTCAACGCGCAGGCGCAGAGCGCGGCGTCGCTGGTGCCCCGGCTGCTGGAGCGCGGCGTGCGCAGGTTCCGCGTGGAGTTCGTGCGCGAGACGTGTGAAGAGGCCACGCGCGTGCTGGCCGCGTACCAGGAGCTGCTCGCGGGCCGGCTGTCACCCGCGGAGGCGGTGAAGCGCGCGGCGGTGCACGAGCAGTTCGGCGTCACGCGCGGCACGATGCAGGTGCTCAAGCACCCGGCCGCGAACGCGCGCTGA
- a CDS encoding heparan-alpha-glucosaminide N-acetyltransferase domain-containing protein, whose amino-acid sequence MQREQVSGARSASGRLEAVDAMRGTVMLLVFLSHFADAYLYPLGGEAAHLRERLNLLTRLATPGFMVISGLMLGLLYARSRDFGPLRARLQRRGLFLLTAGHLLIVPTYRFWPDESLVLLRALPVTDTLGVALFVGPWVVTRLGGRARAMLGLGLFALSWTVSLCWWPEWVVARAFKEVFFGQRELSVLLSGFPVVPWLGVYLVGSMFGEWLGTWGRADVKGVGRRFELVGLGIAMGGAGLVVLHIAIHHLWHGAGFDTLMALTSQAQKYPPGPAYVALYGGTVLALLGLLMRAEQAGYLSRYLKAASVIGRHSLLAFVLQFYVYYVGLYLLRLHYTPLWPLIFVLTAGLQWCALYAWDLRDRAREASTRLPTAVAR is encoded by the coding sequence ATGCAGCGCGAGCAGGTGTCGGGGGCGCGCTCCGCCTCTGGACGGCTGGAAGCGGTGGATGCCATGCGGGGCACGGTGATGCTGCTCGTGTTCCTGTCGCACTTCGCGGATGCGTATCTCTATCCGCTGGGCGGTGAGGCCGCGCACCTGCGCGAGCGGCTCAACCTGCTGACGAGGCTGGCCACGCCCGGCTTCATGGTCATCAGCGGTCTGATGCTGGGGCTGCTGTACGCGCGCAGCCGCGACTTCGGCCCGCTGCGCGCGCGGCTCCAGCGCCGGGGCCTGTTCCTGCTCACCGCGGGCCACCTGCTCATCGTGCCCACGTATCGCTTCTGGCCGGACGAGTCGCTGGTCCTGCTGCGCGCCCTGCCGGTGACGGACACGCTTGGCGTGGCGCTGTTCGTGGGGCCCTGGGTGGTGACGCGGCTCGGCGGACGGGCCCGCGCGATGCTGGGGCTGGGGCTGTTCGCGCTGAGCTGGACGGTGAGCCTGTGCTGGTGGCCGGAGTGGGTCGTGGCGCGCGCCTTCAAGGAGGTCTTCTTCGGTCAGCGCGAGCTGTCCGTTCTGCTCTCCGGCTTCCCGGTGGTGCCGTGGCTGGGCGTGTACCTGGTGGGCAGCATGTTCGGCGAGTGGCTGGGGACCTGGGGCCGCGCGGACGTGAAGGGCGTGGGCCGGCGCTTCGAGCTCGTGGGCCTGGGCATCGCCATGGGCGGCGCCGGGCTGGTGGTGCTCCACATCGCGATTCACCACCTGTGGCACGGCGCGGGCTTCGACACGCTGATGGCGCTCACGTCGCAGGCGCAGAAGTACCCGCCGGGGCCCGCCTACGTCGCGCTCTATGGCGGCACGGTGCTCGCGCTGCTGGGCCTGCTGATGCGCGCCGAGCAGGCCGGCTACCTGTCGCGCTACCTCAAGGCGGCGAGCGTCATCGGGAGGCACTCGCTGCTCGCGTTCGTGCTCCAGTTCTACGTGTACTACGTGGGCCTGTACCTCCTGCGGCTGCACTACACGCCGCTGTGGCCGCTGATCTTCGTCCTCACCGCGGGCCTCCAGTGGTGCGCCCTGTACGCGTGGGACCTGCGCGACCGCGCCCGTGAGGCCTCCACGCGCCTGCCTACGGCCGTCGCGCGCTGA
- the grxC gene encoding glutaredoxin 3: MPEVVVYMKRTCPYSRQAMALLDEKGCEFQGVDIAADEERREEMMERCGRHTVPQIFIAGRHVGGCDDLYALEERGELDALLGREARDSTSP, translated from the coding sequence ATGCCCGAGGTCGTCGTCTACATGAAGCGCACCTGCCCCTATTCGCGCCAGGCCATGGCCCTGCTCGACGAGAAGGGCTGCGAGTTCCAGGGGGTGGACATCGCCGCGGACGAGGAGCGGCGCGAGGAGATGATGGAGCGCTGCGGCCGCCACACGGTGCCGCAGATCTTCATCGCGGGCCGCCACGTCGGCGGCTGTGATGACCTGTACGCGCTGGAGGAGCGCGGGGAGCTGGATGCGCTCCTCGGCCGTGAGGCCCGCGACTCCACCTCGCCCTGA